CGGTTCGCTTCTGCGCGCTGCCTCAACGATGAACCGAGCTCGTTCTTCCATGGTCTCGACCTTTTTCCAGGGCATCGGAGCTTCCTCCTCTGCCAAAGGTGTCAACCATGTACCCGGTCTATTCTGTCAACCATGTACCCGGTTCGTACCGGGAATCATTCCCCCCGGGCGGGGTACGGGGCGGCAGCCCCGATTGCATTCTTCCGGCCCCCGGCGCGGCGGAGATGGATCGGATTTCGCCTGGCGCCTCCCCAGGATGCGGGGACAGGGCAGCTGCGCGCTGTCCTACCCCTGACCGGCTTCGTTTACGTCCCTTTTCATCACCCGCCCTATGACCTCGACAAGCCTCGCCTTGTCGACTGGTTTCGCGATGTAATCATTCATCCCGGAGGCAAGGAGCTTCTCCCGGTCACCCGTCATGGCGTAGGCCGTCACGGCAATGATCGGAATCCTGGACTTTGCGCCGAGGTGCGACGCCCGCCGGATCGCCTTGGCCGTCTCCACGCCGTCCAGGACCGGCATCTGGATGTCCATAAGGATCAGATCCACGTCCTGCCCGGCCAGAAGGTCCAGAACCTCCTGACCATCCTTGGCGGTGGTGACGGAGTATCCGGCCTTTTCGAGCATCCGCTTGCCCGCAATGGAACTGACGGCGTCATCCTCCGCAAAAAGGATTCTCCACGGCCTCCCGACGCCCGGCGTGTTCTCTCGCGCCTCATACGCGGCGTCACGGGCTGCTTCACCGCCGTACGCAAAGGGCAGGGAGAGATAGACGGTGGTTCCCTTTCCCAACCCGCTTTCAATGGCCACGGTTCCGCACATCAAATCCACGATCTTGCGGACAATGGAAAGGCCCAGCCCGGCCCCCTGGAATCTTCTGGTATAGGAGCCCTCAACTTGCACAAATGGTTCAAATATCTTCTTCAGATTGTCGTCTGAAATGCCTATCCCGGTATCGGCGACCGTGATCAAGACCCGGATGTCCGCTTGGGCCGAAAAGGGCAGCACGGAGGCGAAAACGCGCACCGAACCGGTGTCTGTAAATTTTATGGCGTTCCCCACGAGGTTGAACAGGATTTGATGCAACCTGACCTCGTCTCCTCGCAACGTCTCCGGGAAATCCTCCGCCCAGGAAAACGTCAGGTCGATTCCCTTTTCCCTGGCGGTCCCGGCAAAGACCTCCTCAATCGACTCCTTTATCTTTCTGAAATCAACCTCGGCCTCAAGCAACTGCATCTTTCCTGATTCAATCTTTGAAATATCCAGAATATCCGCCAAAAGCCGGGTAAGCCGGTTCGTGGACTTTATCGCAATGCGGATGTATTCCATTTGCTCGCTATTCGGCTCAGCATCCTTGAGAAGCTGGAGCATGCCCAGCACACCGTTGAGCGGAGTCCGAATCTCGTGACTCATGTTCGCCAAAAATTCTGACTTGGCGACGCTTGCGGATTCTGCTTTATCTTTGGCGACAACAAGCTGTTCCTGCTGCTTCTGCAGCTTTCCCGTCGCCACTTTCACTTGAAGCCTGCATACATATCCGCCTATGACCACAGCCGCCAGCAGGGACGAAACGAGCAGGGCTGATATTGAGGCGTAAAAAGGCATCCCGAATTGGGATTGTATCGGCGTTTTCATAATCTCCACAGCCGGAATCTCGCCGAGAGTTCTGTCAAACCCTCCCGTCCATTTATACAACTGCTGCAACTGTTCCGGGGCATCCGACACTTTTCCATGGCAAACAAGACACTTTGGCTCATTTTTCAGAAATGGGACGGCAACGACGAGGAACTTCCTGCCATCTTCCTCCTGTATCATGCGAATATGATCCCGCTTTTGATCTTCGTTAAACCACTTTATAAGATCAATTTCATTCTCAGTGGCTTTGTTGAGTGGATTACGTGGATCTTCTGCAGCAATCTTATAGTGTACATCAGGCAATCCAATTGCCTCTCGTTCATCATTATAATACTTTTGAAATGTCCTGGCCATATAGGATGAGGAAAGAAGCTCCGGCGCATAGAACCCCTGGGGCAACCGTCCCTCATTCATCAATCGGTAGTAATTTGGAAGCATGTCATTCTGAATATAATGATGAAACGCCCTGACCTCTAGCATTGCGTCGCGTATCCGATCCTCGGATTGACGGTTGCTCAATTCTTCAGTCACATAATACACCGCCACAGCAACCATCGCTATGACAAAGAGGGAGGCAAGGATGGCCTTCGACCTATTTTTCTTTATAGAATGCAGGTTATCCATGGGC
Above is a genomic segment from Desulfolutivibrio sulfodismutans DSM 3696 containing:
- a CDS encoding ATP-binding protein, with amino-acid sequence MDNLHSIKKNRSKAILASLFVIAMVAVAVYYVTEELSNRQSEDRIRDAMLEVRAFHHYIQNDMLPNYYRLMNEGRLPQGFYAPELLSSSYMARTFQKYYNDEREAIGLPDVHYKIAAEDPRNPLNKATENEIDLIKWFNEDQKRDHIRMIQEEDGRKFLVVAVPFLKNEPKCLVCHGKVSDAPEQLQQLYKWTGGFDRTLGEIPAVEIMKTPIQSQFGMPFYASISALLVSSLLAAVVIGGYVCRLQVKVATGKLQKQQEQLVVAKDKAESASVAKSEFLANMSHEIRTPLNGVLGMLQLLKDAEPNSEQMEYIRIAIKSTNRLTRLLADILDISKIESGKMQLLEAEVDFRKIKESIEEVFAGTAREKGIDLTFSWAEDFPETLRGDEVRLHQILFNLVGNAIKFTDTGSVRVFASVLPFSAQADIRVLITVADTGIGISDDNLKKIFEPFVQVEGSYTRRFQGAGLGLSIVRKIVDLMCGTVAIESGLGKGTTVYLSLPFAYGGEAARDAAYEARENTPGVGRPWRILFAEDDAVSSIAGKRMLEKAGYSVTTAKDGQEVLDLLAGQDVDLILMDIQMPVLDGVETAKAIRRASHLGAKSRIPIIAVTAYAMTGDREKLLASGMNDYIAKPVDKARLVEVIGRVMKRDVNEAGQG